One genomic segment of Nerophis lumbriciformis linkage group LG20, RoL_Nlum_v2.1, whole genome shotgun sequence includes these proteins:
- the LOC133619370 gene encoding uncharacterized protein encodes MRTHTDNKHSECSTKKRGKTCLSCSVCAESFTQKSSLTRHMRTHTGEKPFSCSVCAKSFSRKCGLTQHMSTHTGEKTFNCSVCGKSFSQNSCLTRHMRTHAGEKPCTCSVCGKGFSQNSYLTLHMRTHTGEKPFNCSVCGKSFSQNNYLSKHMRTHTGEKPFNCSVCGISFSQNNCLTRHMRTHAGEKPCTCSVCGKGFSQNSYLTKHMRTHTGEKPFGCSVCGNSFSQNSNLTHHMRTHTGEKSFSCSVCCKRFSRNADAVKHIRTHKGK; translated from the coding sequence atgaggactcacactgacaacaaacactctgaatgctctacaaagaagagaggtaaaacatgtttgagctgctcagtttgtgctgaaagttttactcaaaagagcagtttgactcgacacatgagaacacacacaggtgaaaaaccattcagttgttcagtttgtgccaaaagcttttctcgaaaatgtggtttgactcaacacatgagcacacacacaggagaaaaaacatttaattgttcagtttgtggcaaaagcttttctcaaaatagctgtttgactcgacacatgagaacacacgcaggagaaaaaccatgtacttgttcagtttgtggcaaaggcttttctcaaaatagctatttgactctacacatgagaacacacacaggtgaaaaaccatttaattgttcagtttgtggcaaaagcttttctcaaaataactATTTgtctaaacacatgagaacacacacaggtgaaaaaccatttaattgttcagtttgtggcataagcttttctcaaaataactgtttgactcgacacatgagaacacacgcaggagaaaaaccatgtacttgttcagtttgtggcaaaggcttttctcaaaatagctatttgactaaacacatgagaacacacacaggtgaaaaaccatttggttgttcagtttgtggcaacagcttttctcaaaatagcaatCTGACTcatcacatgagaacacacactggagaaaaatcatttagttgttcagtgtgctgtaaaaggttctCACGTAATGCAGACGCAGtaaaacacataagaacacacaagggaaaataa
- the LOC140679633 gene encoding uncharacterized protein, which yields MRTHTGAKPFSCSVCGNSFSQNINLTVHMRTHTGEKTFICSVCGKSFSQNSSLTRHMRTHTGEKPCNCSVCGKSFSRNSILTEHMRTHTGEKPYKCSVCDKSFCVKTNLTKHMRTHTGEKPFNCSVCGKSFSQNSYLIKHMRTHTGEKPFNCLVCGISFSQNSYMTKHMRTHTGEKSCNCSVCGKSFSVKSNLTEHMRTHTGEKPFNCSVCGKSFSGKSNLTKHMRTHAGEKPFSCSVCCKRFQHNADAVKHTRTHKGK from the coding sequence atgagaacacacacaggtgcaaaaccatttagttgttcagtttgtggcaacagcttttctcaaaatatcaATCTGactgtacacatgagaacacacacaggagaaaaaacatttatttgttcagtttgtggcaaaagcttttctcaaaatagctctttgactcgacacatgagaacacacacaggagaaaaaccatgtaattgttcagtttgtggcaaaagcttttctcgaaatagcattttgactgaacacatgagaacacacacaggagaaaaaccatataAGTGTTCAGTGTGTGACAAAAGCTTTTGTGTTAAGACcaatttgactaaacacatgagaacacacacaggtgaaaaaccatttaattgttcagtttgtggcaaaagcttttctcaaaatagctatttgattaaacacatgagaacacacacaggtgaaaaaccatttaattgtttagTTTGCGGcataagcttttctcaaaatagctatatgactaaacacatgagaacacacacaggagaaaaatcatgtaattgttcagtttgtggcaaaagcttttctgttaagagtaatttgactgaacacatgagaacacacacaggtgaaaaaccatttaattgttcagtttgtggcaaaagcttttctggtAAGAGcaatttgactaaacacatgagaacacacgctggagaaaaaccatttagttgttcagtgtgctgtaaaaggttccaacataatgcagacgcagtaaaacacacaagaacacacaagggaaaataa
- the LOC140679646 gene encoding uncharacterized protein, protein MTIDVQQLIGNPEEVSPQLGGSSTLKQETPQPPCIKKEEEELCITQEGECLLGREEADYTKFPLSILSVKTEDDEEKPQVDNLLAPLSDSEAEDEVEEPLSSDKDCEGDMRTHTDNKHSECSTKKRGKTCLSCSVCAESFTQKSSLTRHMRTHTGEKPFSCSVCAKSFSRKCGLTQHMRTHTGEKTFNCSLCSKSFSRNCSLTEHMRTHTGEKPFNCSVCCKSFSQNSSLIQHMRTHTGEKPCTCSVCGKGFSHNNYLTKHMRTHTGEKPFSCSVCGNSFSDKSNLTQHMRTHTGEKTFNCSVCGNSFSQNSILTQHIRTHTGEKPFNCCKSFSVKSNLTEHMRTHTGLKPLNCSVCGTSFSHDSSLWRHMRTHAGEKPFSCSVCCKWFQHKADAVKHIRTHKGK, encoded by the exons atgaccatag acgtccagcagctgatcggtaatccagaagaagtttcccctcagttaggggggagctccactttgaagcaggagactccacaaccaccctgcattaaaaaggaagaggaggaactctgcatcactcaggagggagagtgtcttctaggacgagaggaagctgattacaccaagtttccactgagtattctctctgtgaagactgaagatgatgaagagaaaccacaagtagacaacctcttagctccactatcagatagtgaggctgaagacgaggttgaagaacctttgagcagcgataaagactgtgaaggtgatatgagaactcacactgacaacaaacactctgaatgctctacaaagaagagaggtaaaacatgtttgagctgctcagtttgtgctgaaagttttactcaaaagagcagtttgactcgacacatgagaacacacacaggtgaaaaaccattcagttgttcagtttgtgccaaaagcttttctcgaaaatgtggtttgactcaacacatgagaacacacacaggagaaaaaacatttaattgttcccTTTGTAGCAAAAGCTTTTCGCGAAATTGCAGTTTGACTGAacatatgagaacacacacaggtgaaaaaccatttaattgttcagtttgttgcaaaagcttttctcaaaatagctctttgattcaacacatgagaacacacacaggagaaaaaccatgtacttgttcagtttgtggcaaaggctTTTCTCATAATAActatttgactaaacacatgagaacacacacaggtgaaaaaccatttagttgttcagtttgtggcaacagcttttctGATAAgagtaatttgactcaacacatgagaacacacacaggagaaaaaacatttaattgttcagtttgtggcaacagcttttctcaaaatagcattCTGACtcaacacataagaacacacacaggtgaaaaaccatttaattgttgcaaaagcttttctgttaagagcaatttgactgaacacatgagaacacacactggactaAAACCAttaaattgttcagtttgtggtacaaGCTTTTCTCATGACAGCTCTTTGtggcgacacatgagaacacacgctggagaaaaaccatttagttgttcagtgtgctgtaaatGGTTCCAACATAAAGCAGACGCAGtaaaacacataagaacacacaagggaaaataa
- the LOC133619329 gene encoding uncharacterized protein, whose amino-acid sequence MRTHTDNKHSECSTKKRGKTCLSCSVCAESFTKKSHLTRHMRTHTGEKTFICSVCGKSFSQNRSLTRHMRTHTGEKPCTCSVCGKGFYENSYLTKHMRTHTGEKPFSCSVCGNSFSQNSHLTQHMRTHTGEKTCNCSVCGKGYSQNSILTKHMRTHTGEKPFNCSVCGKSFSQNSILTLHMRTHTGEKPFNCSVCGISFSQNSCLTHHMRIHTGEKPCTCSVCGKGFSQNSYMTKHMRTHTGEKPYSCSVCGNSFSQNSNLTQHMRTHTGEKTCNCSVCGKSFSFKGNLTEHMRTHTGVKPYKCSVCGKSFSVTSKLTQHMRTHTGEKPFSCSVCCKRFQHNADAVKHMRTHKGK is encoded by the coding sequence atgaggactcacactgacaacaaacactctgaatgctctacaaagaagagaggtaaaacatgtttgagctgctcagtttgtgctgaaagttttactaaaaagagccatttgactcgacacatgagaacacacacaggagaaaaaacatttatttgttcagtatgtggcaaaagcttttctcaaaataggtctttgactcgacacatgagaacacacacaggagaaaaaccatgtacttgttcagtttgtggcaaaggctTTTATGAAAATAGctatttgactaaacacatgagaacacacacaggtgaaaaaccatttagttgttcagtttgtggcaacagcttttctcaaaatagccatctgactcaacacatgagaacacacacaggagaaaaaacatgtaattgttcagtttgtggcaaaggctATTCTCAAAATAGCattttgactaaacacatgagaacacacacaggtgaaaaaccatttaattgttcagtttgtggcaaaagcttttctcaaaatagcattttgactctacacatgagaacacacacaggtgaaaaaccatttaattgttcagtttgtggcataagcttttctcaaaatagctgttTGACTcaccacatgagaatacacacaggagaaaaaccatgtacttgttcagtttgtggcaaaggcttttctcaaaatagctatatgactaaacacatgagaacacacacaggtgaaaaaccatatagttgttcagtttgtggcaacagcttttctcaaaatagcaatctgactcaacacatgagaacacacacaggagaaaaaacatgtaattgttctgtttgtggcaaaagcttttcttttaagggtaatttgactgaacacatgagaacacacacaggtgtaaaaccatataagtgttcagtttgtggcaaaagcttttctgttacGAGCaaattgactcaacacatgagaacacacactggagaaaaaccatttagttgttcagtgtgctgtaaaaggttccaacataatgcagacgcagtaaaacacatgagaacacacaagggaaaataa